The following proteins come from a genomic window of Pseudochaenichthys georgianus chromosome 17, fPseGeo1.2, whole genome shotgun sequence:
- the cdc34b gene encoding cell division cycle 34 homolog (S. cerevisiae) b, producing MAQHDHCHVASSQKALMLEMKSLQEEPVEGFKITLVDEADMYNWEVAIFGPPNTHYEGGYFKARIKFPIDYPYSPPAFRFLTKMWHPNIYENGDVCISILHPPVDDPQSGELPSERWNPTQNVRTILLSVISLLNEPNTFSPANVDASVMYRKWRDSKGKDREYQEIIRKQVLATKAEAERDGVKVPTTLAEYCVRTRVPAPDEGSDLFYDYYYDDDDVEGEDGDCCYDEDDSGNEES from the exons ATGGCACAACACGACCACTGTCATGTAGCTAGTTCACAGAAAGCACTCATGTTGGAGATGAAGAGCCTTCAGGAGGAGCCTGTGGAGGGAttcaaaatcacactggtggaCGAGGCTGATATGTACAACTGGGAAGTGGCAATTTTCGGACCCCCAAACACTCATTATGAAGGGGGGTATTTTAAG GCTCGGATCAAGTTTCCCATCGACTACCCGTACTCTCCACCTGCCTTCCGCTTCCTCACCAAGATGTGGCACCCCAACATCTATGAG AATGGAGATGTGTGTATTTCTATATTGCACCCTCCAGTGGATGACCCGCAGAGCGGAGAGTTGCCTTCAGAGAGGTGGAATCCCACCCAGAATGTCCG GACAATTTTGCTGAGTGTGATCTCGCTGCTGAATGAACCCAACACCTTCTCTCCCGCTAATGTGGACGCCTCCGTCATGTACCGCAAATGGAGAGACAGCAAAGGCAAGGACAGAGAATATCAAGAGATCATCAG GAAACAGGTATTGGCCACCAAGGCAGAAGCAGAGCGTGACGGTGTGAAGGTGCCCACCACGCTGGCCGAGTACTGCGTCCGCACACGCGTCCCGGCCCCCGACGAAGGCTCTGACCTCTTCTATGACTATTACTATGACGACGACGATGTGGAGGGCGAGGACGGAGACTGCTGCTACGACGAAGATGACTCGGGAAACGAGGAGTCGTGA